In Mangifera indica cultivar Alphonso chromosome 1, CATAS_Mindica_2.1, whole genome shotgun sequence, a single genomic region encodes these proteins:
- the LOC123224515 gene encoding GDP-mannose transporter GONST1-like isoform X5 — MKSLESDESDLEGGKLEKRRDKTIHSNRAANIRNQALLSGLAYCVSSCGMILVNKFVLSGYQFNAGISLMLCQNFISVIIVSMLSVMGLISTEPLTWKLIKVWLPVNVIFVGMLITSMFSLKYINVAMVTVLKNVTNVITALGEMYLFEKHHDSRVWAALFLMIISAISGGITDLSFHAIGYTWQIINCFLTASYSLTLCWVMDTAKQVTKSGNLNEFSMVLLNNTLSLPLGILLAYIFNEVDYLSRTPLLRLPSFWLVMTLSGFLGLAISFTSMWFLHQTGATTYSLVGSLNKIPLSVAGILLFKVPTSLENSASIFFGLLAGVFFARAKIQEKLQGR; from the exons ATGAAGTCTCTTGAAAGTGATGAAAGTGACCTGGAAGGTGGTAAACTGGAAAAAAggagagataaaacaatacacAGTAACAGGGCAGCTAACATACGCAATCAGGCCTTGTTATCTGGCCTTGCATATTGTGTTTCCTCTTGTGGTATGATTCTGGTTAACAAGTTTGTGCTTTCTGGATATCAATTTAATGCTGGAATATCTTTGATGCTGTGCCAG AATTTTATTTCAGTGATTATTGTGTCTATGTTGAGTGTTATGGGGTTAATATCAACAGAACCACTAACGTGGAAGCTGATTAAAGTCTGGTTACctgtaaatgttatatttgttGGGATGCTCATTACAAGCATGTTTAG TTTGAAATACATTAATGTCGCTATGGTCACAGTACTAAAGAATGTTACTAATGTAATTACTGCACTTGGTGAGATGTATTTGTTCGAGAAGCATCATGACAGCAGAGTCTGGGCTGCTTTATTTCTCATG ATCATTTCGGCAATTTCTGGAGGGATTACTGATCTATCTTTTCATGCTATTGGGTACACATGGCAGATTATAAACTGTTTCTTAACTGCATCATATTCT TTAACACTATGTTGGGTCATGGATACTGCCAAGCAAGTAACAAAGtctggaaacttaaatgagtttTCAATGGTCTTGCTAAATAACACCCTTTCATTGCCTCTGGGGATTCTTCTTGCTTATATCTTCAATGAAGTTGATTATCTATCTAGAAC ACCACTTTTGAGGTTGCCTAGCTTCTGGTTAGTAATGACACTAAGTGGATTTCTTGGTCTAGCAATCAGCTTCACTTCTATGTGGTTTCTTCACCAAACTGGTGCCACCACATACAG CCTGGTGGGGTCTCTAAATAAAATCCCTCTATCTGTTGCCGGCATTCTTCTTTTCAAGGTTCCTACCAGTTTGGAAAACTCTGCTAGCATCTTTTTCG GTCTTCTAGCTGGAGTCTTTTTTGCTAGAGCCAAAATTCAGGAGAAATTACAGGGACGGTAA
- the LOC123224515 gene encoding GDP-mannose transporter GONST1-like isoform X4, with protein MGSRSLSSMKSLESDESDLEGGKLEKRRDKTIHSNRAANIRNQALLSGLAYCVSSCGMILVNKFVLSGYQFNAGISLMLCQNFISVIIVSMLSVMGLISTEPLTWKLIKVWLPVNVIFVGMLITSMFSLKYINVAMVTVLKNVTNVITALGEMYLFEKHHDSRVWAALFLMIISAISGGITDLSFHAIGYTWQIINCFLTASYSLTLCWVMDTAKQVTKSGNLNEFSMVLLNNTLSLPLGILLAYIFNEVDYLSRTPLLRLPSFWLVMTLSGFLGLAISFTSMWFLHQTGATTYSLVGSLNKIPLSVAGILLFKVPTSLENSASIFFGLLAGVFFARAKIQEKLQGR; from the exons ATGGGTTCAAG GTCATTGTCTAGCATGAAGTCTCTTGAAAGTGATGAAAGTGACCTGGAAGGTGGTAAACTGGAAAAAAggagagataaaacaatacacAGTAACAGGGCAGCTAACATACGCAATCAGGCCTTGTTATCTGGCCTTGCATATTGTGTTTCCTCTTGTGGTATGATTCTGGTTAACAAGTTTGTGCTTTCTGGATATCAATTTAATGCTGGAATATCTTTGATGCTGTGCCAG AATTTTATTTCAGTGATTATTGTGTCTATGTTGAGTGTTATGGGGTTAATATCAACAGAACCACTAACGTGGAAGCTGATTAAAGTCTGGTTACctgtaaatgttatatttgttGGGATGCTCATTACAAGCATGTTTAG TTTGAAATACATTAATGTCGCTATGGTCACAGTACTAAAGAATGTTACTAATGTAATTACTGCACTTGGTGAGATGTATTTGTTCGAGAAGCATCATGACAGCAGAGTCTGGGCTGCTTTATTTCTCATG ATCATTTCGGCAATTTCTGGAGGGATTACTGATCTATCTTTTCATGCTATTGGGTACACATGGCAGATTATAAACTGTTTCTTAACTGCATCATATTCT TTAACACTATGTTGGGTCATGGATACTGCCAAGCAAGTAACAAAGtctggaaacttaaatgagtttTCAATGGTCTTGCTAAATAACACCCTTTCATTGCCTCTGGGGATTCTTCTTGCTTATATCTTCAATGAAGTTGATTATCTATCTAGAAC ACCACTTTTGAGGTTGCCTAGCTTCTGGTTAGTAATGACACTAAGTGGATTTCTTGGTCTAGCAATCAGCTTCACTTCTATGTGGTTTCTTCACCAAACTGGTGCCACCACATACAG CCTGGTGGGGTCTCTAAATAAAATCCCTCTATCTGTTGCCGGCATTCTTCTTTTCAAGGTTCCTACCAGTTTGGAAAACTCTGCTAGCATCTTTTTCG GTCTTCTAGCTGGAGTCTTTTTTGCTAGAGCCAAAATTCAGGAGAAATTACAGGGACGGTAA
- the LOC123224515 gene encoding GDP-mannose transporter GONST1-like isoform X2 has product MGSRNHHVEERGLLYHESNRVAEQVSSPVRREVVNRSLSSMKSLESDESDLEGGKLEKRRDKTIHSNRAANIRNQALLSGLAYCVSSCGMILVNKFVLSGYQFNAGISLMLCQNFISVIIVSMLSVMGLISTEPLTWKLIKVWLPVNVIFVGMLITSMFSLKYINVAMVTVLKNVTNVITALGEMYLFEKHHDSRVWAALFLMIISAISGGITDLSFHAIGYTWQIINCFLTASYSLTLCWVMDTAKQVTKSGNLNEFSMVLLNNTLSLPLGILLAYIFNEVDYLSRTPLLRLPSFWLVMTLSGFLGLAISFTSMWFLHQTGATTYSLVGSLNKIPLSVAGILLFKVPTSLENSASIFFGLLAGVFFARAKIQEKLQGR; this is encoded by the exons ATGGGTTCAAG AAACCACCATGTAGAAGAAAGGGGCCTCCTATATCATGAGTCAAACAGGGTTGCAGAACAAGTCTCTAGTCCTGTGAGAAGAGAAGTGGTTAACAG GTCATTGTCTAGCATGAAGTCTCTTGAAAGTGATGAAAGTGACCTGGAAGGTGGTAAACTGGAAAAAAggagagataaaacaatacacAGTAACAGGGCAGCTAACATACGCAATCAGGCCTTGTTATCTGGCCTTGCATATTGTGTTTCCTCTTGTGGTATGATTCTGGTTAACAAGTTTGTGCTTTCTGGATATCAATTTAATGCTGGAATATCTTTGATGCTGTGCCAG AATTTTATTTCAGTGATTATTGTGTCTATGTTGAGTGTTATGGGGTTAATATCAACAGAACCACTAACGTGGAAGCTGATTAAAGTCTGGTTACctgtaaatgttatatttgttGGGATGCTCATTACAAGCATGTTTAG TTTGAAATACATTAATGTCGCTATGGTCACAGTACTAAAGAATGTTACTAATGTAATTACTGCACTTGGTGAGATGTATTTGTTCGAGAAGCATCATGACAGCAGAGTCTGGGCTGCTTTATTTCTCATG ATCATTTCGGCAATTTCTGGAGGGATTACTGATCTATCTTTTCATGCTATTGGGTACACATGGCAGATTATAAACTGTTTCTTAACTGCATCATATTCT TTAACACTATGTTGGGTCATGGATACTGCCAAGCAAGTAACAAAGtctggaaacttaaatgagtttTCAATGGTCTTGCTAAATAACACCCTTTCATTGCCTCTGGGGATTCTTCTTGCTTATATCTTCAATGAAGTTGATTATCTATCTAGAAC ACCACTTTTGAGGTTGCCTAGCTTCTGGTTAGTAATGACACTAAGTGGATTTCTTGGTCTAGCAATCAGCTTCACTTCTATGTGGTTTCTTCACCAAACTGGTGCCACCACATACAG CCTGGTGGGGTCTCTAAATAAAATCCCTCTATCTGTTGCCGGCATTCTTCTTTTCAAGGTTCCTACCAGTTTGGAAAACTCTGCTAGCATCTTTTTCG GTCTTCTAGCTGGAGTCTTTTTTGCTAGAGCCAAAATTCAGGAGAAATTACAGGGACGGTAA
- the LOC123224515 gene encoding GDP-mannose transporter GONST1-like isoform X1 yields MGSRPHPLGPNLDSLNLILERNHHVEERGLLYHESNRVAEQVSSPVRREVVNRSLSSMKSLESDESDLEGGKLEKRRDKTIHSNRAANIRNQALLSGLAYCVSSCGMILVNKFVLSGYQFNAGISLMLCQNFISVIIVSMLSVMGLISTEPLTWKLIKVWLPVNVIFVGMLITSMFSLKYINVAMVTVLKNVTNVITALGEMYLFEKHHDSRVWAALFLMIISAISGGITDLSFHAIGYTWQIINCFLTASYSLTLCWVMDTAKQVTKSGNLNEFSMVLLNNTLSLPLGILLAYIFNEVDYLSRTPLLRLPSFWLVMTLSGFLGLAISFTSMWFLHQTGATTYSLVGSLNKIPLSVAGILLFKVPTSLENSASIFFGLLAGVFFARAKIQEKLQGR; encoded by the exons ATGGGTTCAAG GCCACATCCTCTAGGTCCTAACTTAGATTCTCTTAACCTGATTCTTGAAAGAAACCACCATGTAGAAGAAAGGGGCCTCCTATATCATGAGTCAAACAGGGTTGCAGAACAAGTCTCTAGTCCTGTGAGAAGAGAAGTGGTTAACAG GTCATTGTCTAGCATGAAGTCTCTTGAAAGTGATGAAAGTGACCTGGAAGGTGGTAAACTGGAAAAAAggagagataaaacaatacacAGTAACAGGGCAGCTAACATACGCAATCAGGCCTTGTTATCTGGCCTTGCATATTGTGTTTCCTCTTGTGGTATGATTCTGGTTAACAAGTTTGTGCTTTCTGGATATCAATTTAATGCTGGAATATCTTTGATGCTGTGCCAG AATTTTATTTCAGTGATTATTGTGTCTATGTTGAGTGTTATGGGGTTAATATCAACAGAACCACTAACGTGGAAGCTGATTAAAGTCTGGTTACctgtaaatgttatatttgttGGGATGCTCATTACAAGCATGTTTAG TTTGAAATACATTAATGTCGCTATGGTCACAGTACTAAAGAATGTTACTAATGTAATTACTGCACTTGGTGAGATGTATTTGTTCGAGAAGCATCATGACAGCAGAGTCTGGGCTGCTTTATTTCTCATG ATCATTTCGGCAATTTCTGGAGGGATTACTGATCTATCTTTTCATGCTATTGGGTACACATGGCAGATTATAAACTGTTTCTTAACTGCATCATATTCT TTAACACTATGTTGGGTCATGGATACTGCCAAGCAAGTAACAAAGtctggaaacttaaatgagtttTCAATGGTCTTGCTAAATAACACCCTTTCATTGCCTCTGGGGATTCTTCTTGCTTATATCTTCAATGAAGTTGATTATCTATCTAGAAC ACCACTTTTGAGGTTGCCTAGCTTCTGGTTAGTAATGACACTAAGTGGATTTCTTGGTCTAGCAATCAGCTTCACTTCTATGTGGTTTCTTCACCAAACTGGTGCCACCACATACAG CCTGGTGGGGTCTCTAAATAAAATCCCTCTATCTGTTGCCGGCATTCTTCTTTTCAAGGTTCCTACCAGTTTGGAAAACTCTGCTAGCATCTTTTTCG GTCTTCTAGCTGGAGTCTTTTTTGCTAGAGCCAAAATTCAGGAGAAATTACAGGGACGGTAA
- the LOC123224515 gene encoding GDP-mannose transporter GONST1-like isoform X6 → MGIQFVLMFAHLSNFQLKSLKYINVAMVTVLKNVTNVITALGEMYLFEKHHDSRVWAALFLMIISAISGGITDLSFHAIGYTWQIINCFLTASYSLTLCWVMDTAKQVTKSGNLNEFSMVLLNNTLSLPLGILLAYIFNEVDYLSRTPLLRLPSFWLVMTLSGFLGLAISFTSMWFLHQTGATTYSLVGSLNKIPLSVAGILLFKVPTSLENSASIFFGLLAGVFFARAKIQEKLQGR, encoded by the exons ATGGGTATTCAATTTGTGCTCATGTTTGCCCATCTATCCAACTTTCAGTTAAAAAG TTTGAAATACATTAATGTCGCTATGGTCACAGTACTAAAGAATGTTACTAATGTAATTACTGCACTTGGTGAGATGTATTTGTTCGAGAAGCATCATGACAGCAGAGTCTGGGCTGCTTTATTTCTCATG ATCATTTCGGCAATTTCTGGAGGGATTACTGATCTATCTTTTCATGCTATTGGGTACACATGGCAGATTATAAACTGTTTCTTAACTGCATCATATTCT TTAACACTATGTTGGGTCATGGATACTGCCAAGCAAGTAACAAAGtctggaaacttaaatgagtttTCAATGGTCTTGCTAAATAACACCCTTTCATTGCCTCTGGGGATTCTTCTTGCTTATATCTTCAATGAAGTTGATTATCTATCTAGAAC ACCACTTTTGAGGTTGCCTAGCTTCTGGTTAGTAATGACACTAAGTGGATTTCTTGGTCTAGCAATCAGCTTCACTTCTATGTGGTTTCTTCACCAAACTGGTGCCACCACATACAG CCTGGTGGGGTCTCTAAATAAAATCCCTCTATCTGTTGCCGGCATTCTTCTTTTCAAGGTTCCTACCAGTTTGGAAAACTCTGCTAGCATCTTTTTCG GTCTTCTAGCTGGAGTCTTTTTTGCTAGAGCCAAAATTCAGGAGAAATTACAGGGACGGTAA
- the LOC123224515 gene encoding GDP-mannose transporter GONST1-like isoform X3, producing the protein MGSRPHPLGPNLDSLNLILERNHHVEERGLLYHESNRVAEQVSSPVRREVVNRSLSSMKSLESDESDLEGGKLEKRRDKTIHSNRAANIRNQALLSGLAYCVSSCGMILVNKFVLSGYQFNAGISLMLCQNFISVIIVSMLSVMGLISTEPLTWKLIKVWLPVNVIFVGMLITSMFSLKYINVAMVTVLKNVTNVITALGEMYLFEKHHDSRVWAALFLMIISAISGGITDLSFHAIGYTWQIINCFLTASYSLTLCWVMDTAKQVTKSGNLNEFSMVLLNNTLSLPLGILLAYIFNEVDYLSRTPLLRLPSFWLVMTLSGFLGLAISFTSMWFLHQTGATTYRLANRYYKLD; encoded by the exons ATGGGTTCAAG GCCACATCCTCTAGGTCCTAACTTAGATTCTCTTAACCTGATTCTTGAAAGAAACCACCATGTAGAAGAAAGGGGCCTCCTATATCATGAGTCAAACAGGGTTGCAGAACAAGTCTCTAGTCCTGTGAGAAGAGAAGTGGTTAACAG GTCATTGTCTAGCATGAAGTCTCTTGAAAGTGATGAAAGTGACCTGGAAGGTGGTAAACTGGAAAAAAggagagataaaacaatacacAGTAACAGGGCAGCTAACATACGCAATCAGGCCTTGTTATCTGGCCTTGCATATTGTGTTTCCTCTTGTGGTATGATTCTGGTTAACAAGTTTGTGCTTTCTGGATATCAATTTAATGCTGGAATATCTTTGATGCTGTGCCAG AATTTTATTTCAGTGATTATTGTGTCTATGTTGAGTGTTATGGGGTTAATATCAACAGAACCACTAACGTGGAAGCTGATTAAAGTCTGGTTACctgtaaatgttatatttgttGGGATGCTCATTACAAGCATGTTTAG TTTGAAATACATTAATGTCGCTATGGTCACAGTACTAAAGAATGTTACTAATGTAATTACTGCACTTGGTGAGATGTATTTGTTCGAGAAGCATCATGACAGCAGAGTCTGGGCTGCTTTATTTCTCATG ATCATTTCGGCAATTTCTGGAGGGATTACTGATCTATCTTTTCATGCTATTGGGTACACATGGCAGATTATAAACTGTTTCTTAACTGCATCATATTCT TTAACACTATGTTGGGTCATGGATACTGCCAAGCAAGTAACAAAGtctggaaacttaaatgagtttTCAATGGTCTTGCTAAATAACACCCTTTCATTGCCTCTGGGGATTCTTCTTGCTTATATCTTCAATGAAGTTGATTATCTATCTAGAAC ACCACTTTTGAGGTTGCCTAGCTTCTGGTTAGTAATGACACTAAGTGGATTTCTTGGTCTAGCAATCAGCTTCACTTCTATGTGGTTTCTTCACCAAACTGGTGCCACCACATACAG GTTGGCTAATAGGTATTACAAATTGGATTGA